Proteins encoded together in one Vitis vinifera cultivar Pinot Noir 40024 chromosome 4, ASM3070453v1 window:
- the LOC104879166 gene encoding uncharacterized protein LOC104879166 — MSLSMLQRPHAISGNSNAEFLSAPHQQQPVASLPSTPVPGTPQSVVPATMDLLPLHRHGQDMNPVPHNQLNIIPQPTVMHNEQFHMPPPMGMVNVGMSQIPANQAVQNMKNPYPAVVSNYSHLSSNLPADHGFDTSSRPQVTLIECVQ, encoded by the exons ATGTCCTTGTCCATGCTTCAAAG ACCTCATGCGATATCTGGTAATTCGAATGCTGAATTTCTGAGCGCTCCACACCAGCAACAACCTGTAGCATCTTTGCCCTCAACTCCAGTGCCAGGGACACCCCAATCAGTTGTCCCAGCGACA ATGGACTTGCTACCACTTCATCGCCATGGGCAAGACATGAATCCTGTTCCTCATAATCAGCTGAATATCATCCCTCAACCGACTGTCATGCACAATGAGCAGTTTCATAT gcCTCCACCTATGGGCATGGTCAATGTAGGAATGTCCCAGATTCCTGCCAACCAGGCAGttcaaaacatgaaaaatccTTACCCAGCAGTTGTGAGCAATTATTCTCATCTATCCTCAAACTTGCCCGCtgaccatggctttgatacttctTCAAGACCCCAAGTAACCCTCATTGAATGTGTCCAGTAG